Proteins co-encoded in one Malus sylvestris chromosome 9, drMalSylv7.2, whole genome shotgun sequence genomic window:
- the LOC126583559 gene encoding 2-methylene-furan-3-one reductase: MAAAVASSDSVSIPSVNKAWVYSEYGKSAHVLKFDPNVPVPEIKEDQVLIKVVAASLNPIDFKRTLGYFKDYDSSPPTVPGYDVAGVVVKVGSQVTKFKVGDEVYGDLNEKAIDNPKKIGSLAEYTAAEERVLALKPKNLSFVEAASLPLAIETAYEGLERVEFSAGKSILVLGGAGGVGTHVIQLARHVFGASKVAATASTKKLDLLRSLGADLAIDYTKKNFEDLPEKFDVVYDAVGQSDRALKAVKEGGKVVTIVGPATPPAIIFGLTSTGTVLEKLKPYLESGKVKPVLDPTGPYPFSKTVEAFAYLETSRATGKVVVYPIP; encoded by the exons ATGGCGGCTGCTGTAGCTTCAAGTGATTCAGTTTCCATACCATCTGTAAACAAGGCGTGGGTGTACTCAGAGTACGGAAAGTCTGCTCATGTTTTGAAGTTCGATCCGAATGTTCCTGTTCCTGAAATAAAGGAAGACCAGGTGCTGATCAAGGTGGTTGCCGCATCTCTCAACCCAATTGATTTCAAAAGGACGCTTGGCTACTTCAAGGACTATGACTCTTCACCCCCT ACAGTTCCAGGGTATGATGTTGCTGGTGTGGTGGTGAAAGTAGGAAGCCAAGTGACAAAGTTTAAGGTGGGGGATGAGGTATATGGGGATCTCAATGAGAAGGCTATTGATAACCCAAAAAAGATCGGATCTTTGGCCGAGTACACTGCTGCAGAAGAAAGAGTGTTGGCTCTCAAGccaaaaaatttgagttttgttgAAGCTGCTAGCCTTCCCCTGGCCATTGAGACCGCCTATGAAGGGCTCGAACGAGTTGAATTCTCTGCCGGTAAATCCATCCTTGTTTTGGGAGGCGCTGGGGGAGTCGGAACACATGTTATTCAG CTAGCAAGGCATGTGTTTGGTGCTTCAAAAGTAGCAGCTACAGCGAGCACGAAAAAACTCGATCTTTTGAGAAGCTTGGGTGCTGATTTGGCTATTGATTACACCAAGAAGAACTTCGAAGACCTGCCCGAGAAATTTGATGTGGTTTATGATGCAGTTG GGCAGAGTGACAGGGCATTGAAGGCGGTGAAGGAAGGCGGGAAGGTTGTGACAATCGTAGGTCCAGCAACGCCACCGGCAATCATATTTGGACTGACTTCAACCGGAACTGTATTAGAGAAACTGAAGCCTTACTTGGAGAGTGGGAAGGTGAAGCCGGTGCTTGATCCCACAGGCCCGTATCCATTTTCGAAGACTGTTGAAGCATTTGCCTATCTTGAAACCTCCAGAGCTACCGGAAAGGTGGTTGTGTATCCCATCCCATGA